The following proteins are encoded in a genomic region of Numenius arquata chromosome 28, bNumArq3.hap1.1, whole genome shotgun sequence:
- the LOC141476096 gene encoding uncharacterized protein, translating into MAEPGPSRLPVRAARGKRPAPAGEKAAAMAEPGPSSGPVCAAPGKRPAPAGEKAAAMAEPGPSRLPEKEELRQRLEQEKEELRQRLEQEKEELRQRLEQEKEELRQRLEQEKEQLRQRLEQEKEQLRQRLEQQEKEQLRQRLEQQEKELRQRLEQQEKEMTSCQDERDRWRREVQRLAEDKRCLEDEVEACGQALAEAKGQARTLAATLQEREVQLQVLEGHPRAQAAGGAAPRAGDGAS; encoded by the exons ATGGCGGAGCCGGGCCCTTCCCGCCTGCCGGTGCGTGCAGCCCGCGGGAAGAGACCGGCACCCGCCGGGGAGaaggcggcggcgatggcggagCCGGGCCCTTCCAGCGGGCCGGTGTGTGCAGCCCCCGGCAAGAGACCGGCCCCCGCCGGGGAGaaggcggcggcgatggcggagCCGGGCCCTTCCCGCCTGCCG gagaaggaggagctgcgccagcgcctggagcaggagaaggaggagctgcgccagcgcctggagcaggagaaggaggagctgcgccagcgcctggagcaggagaaggaggagctgcgccagcgcctggagcaggagaaggagcagctgcgccagcgcctggagcaggagaaggagcagctgcgccagcgcctggagcagcaggagaaggagcagctgcgccagcgcctggagcagcaggagaaggagctgcgccagcgcctggagcagcaggagaaggagatgACGAGCTGCCAGGATGAGCGAGATCGATGGCGGAGGGAGGTGCaacgcttggcagaggacaagcggtgTCTGGAGGACGAGGTGGAGGCATGTGGGCAAGCGCTGGCCGAGGCCAAAGGGCAGGCGAGGACACTGGCGGCcacgctgcaggaaagggag gtccagctgcaggtgctAGAGGGGCACCCGCGGGCgcaggcagcagggggagcagctccacgggcaggagatggagcgtcgtag
- the LOC141476098 gene encoding LOW QUALITY PROTEIN: kinesin-like protein KIFC1 (The sequence of the model RefSeq protein was modified relative to this genomic sequence to represent the inferred CDS: inserted 2 bases in 1 codon; deleted 2 bases in 2 codons), with protein sequence MAGGDDTQAALAAELRLEAAAQKQKVEQQGEQLHGQEMERRRLHNLVQELKGNIRVFCRVRPVLPEEQEHQRGLEHLQFPPXEDNTVLVLSRPDEKKSHLGRESRGDVRYNFSFDRVFPPAASQQEIFEEIALLVQSALDGYHVCIFAYGQTGSGKTYTMEGPEGADEQSRGVIPRAVRQLFQGAQELGEKGWEYGFSASFLEIYNESLRDLLGPRGGRGPELEIRRVSAASEELHVPNLRRVPVACEEEVLGLLQTAATNRSVAQTALNDRSSRSHCIFQLHIQGHHRARGLRCTSVLSLVDLAGSERLEKSLSQGERLRETQAINASLSALGHVIMALSNKEPHIPYRNSKLTYLLQNSLGGSAKMLMFVNISPLEENFSETLNSLRFASKVNQCVVGTAHPSRK encoded by the exons atggcggggggggacgacacacag gcagcgctggcagccgagctgcgactggaggcagccgcccagaagcagaaggtggagcagcagggggagcagctccacgggcaggagatggagcgtcgtcgtctccataatctggtccaggagctcaag ggcaacatccgtgtcttttgccgtgtgcggccggtgttgcccgaggagcaggagcaccagagggggctggagcatctccagttcccccc tgaggacaacactgtgctggtgctctccaggcCAGATGAG aaaaagtcTCACCTGGGGCGCGAGTCCCGAGGCGACGTACGCTACAACTTCAGCTTCGACCGCGTCTTCCCCccggctgcctcccagcaggagaTCTTCGAGGAGATCGCGCTGCTGGTGCAG TCAGCGCTGGACGGGTACCACGTCTGCATCTTCGCCTACGGGCAGACGGGGAGCGGAAAGACCTACACGATGGAGGGGCCGGAGGGGGCGGacgagcagagcagg ggggtGATCCCTCGCGCCGTGCGGCAGCTTTTCCAGGGAGCCCAGGAACTGGGGGAAAAGGGCTGGgaa TATGGTTTCAGCGCCAGTTTCCTGGAGATCTACAACGAGTCCCTGCGGGATCTACTggggccccggggggga cgCGGGCCCGAGCTGGAGATCCGTCGAGTCAGCGCGGCCAGCGAGGAGCTGCACGTCCCCAACCtgcgccgcgtccccgtcgcctGCGAGGAGGAG gtgctggggctgctgcagacgGCGGCCACCAACCGCTCGGTGGCCCAGACAGCGCTGAACGACCGCTCCTCCCGTAGCCACTGCATCTTCCAGCTCCACATCCAGGGCCACCACCGGGCCCGCGGCCTCCGCTGCACCT ctgtgctgagcctggTGGACCTGGCGGGTAGCGAGCGGCTGGAGAAGTCGCTGTCGCAGGGGGAGCGGCTGCGGGAGACCCAGGCCATCAACGCCAGCCTGTCCGCCCTGGGGCACGTCatcatggccctctccaacaag gagcccCACATTCCCTATCGCAACAGCAAACTGACCTACCTGCTGCAGAACTCCCTGGGGGGCTCCGCCAAGAT GCTCATGTTTGTGAACATCTCCCCCCTGGAGGAGAACTTCTCCGAGACCCTCAACTCCCTGCGCTTCgccagcaag gTGAACCAGTGCGTGGTGGGCACGGCCCACCCCAGCCGGAAGTAA